The stretch of DNA TcttaacttttgaacagtagtgtcgCACTTCTTACTCAAACATACCCAGTGTTTGCATTCACTGATTCAAACAGACATTGTTAACTCATGAAATTATATTTGCACTGTGGTTTATGTAAACATAACCACACTAGAAATTCTCGTGGcctgtattatttttatatttgggaCATATATATGCTAATATTTGCTCTCTCTTTCTTCAGAGCTTACATGATGAAGATGGAGATTAGGCCTCTGTTGATGTGCTTTGCTCTGTGTGTGGTTTATGCCACCAGCAAACCCACAGAGAAGAAAGACCGTGTCCACCATGAAACGCCACTGAGCAGCAAAGAGCATGACGATGGCGCAAACTTTGACTATGACCATGATGCATTCCTTGGGGAAGAGGAAGCCAAGACTTTTGATGACCTGACCCCGGAGGAAAGCAAGAATAGGCTTGGGTAAGGATTGTGCTGAGTGTTAAGGGGCATTTAGCAGAGATTTGCAGCAACAGAATGAGTGGAAGTCATTAATTATCCAGCAGCATATGTGACtgtgcaaaaaaataattaacccatttgtgcccaaatttttcagaatgatttcatgcatatagtcctgttaatagtgtcctatgtgaacatgttctgcatttattttcctcaggttttttttttttttttttcttaaaaaacttaTTTGAATGTGTGGCAACTATAGGTGCTGGTGGGCAAATATGTTGTATGCACCCCTtcaatgtaaaatttgaatagGAGGAGAAAATTTGGTATCTAACTCAAATTAACTGCTTTCAACAGATCAATCAAAGTGGGAGAACATTCAGTGTGAACCCAAAAAAAGCTGCATATAGCTTATAATCTCTCAAACAACAAATCCATTAGTCTTAAAGTGGTGGAACATAGTGCAGAACAAAGTCCAGCCATTAAGTTGTGaatcaaaaaagttaaattacatCGTTTGTTAGAAAAAATTACTCCTATATGTgatcctggaccacaaaaccagtcagaagtcgcacgggtatatttgtagcaatagccaacaatacattgtatgagTCAAAAtgaccgattttttttttttgttttgttgttttttttatagtaaaaatcattaggatggaccatgaagatattttgtaaatattttgtaaattttctactgtaaatacacaaaaaaaatatttttgttatacatagttaaggacttcatttggacaactttaaggCAATTTACTCAATATTTCGATTGTTTTGCACCTTAAAATtgcagattttcaaatagttgagtCTCGGCCAAATGCCCTATgttaacaaaccatacatcaatggaaagcttatatatattcagctttcagatgatgtataaatctgaTTTTGTAGATATGGcaacaaaaaatactttatattaACATGAAAATTACTGTTCTTTGGGAGGGTTTGCCTTCAAAATGCTTCCTAGAAGTAGGGGTAGGAAGTTGACAGCCTCATGTCATAGGAAGGAAGTGAATACCTTTTTATTTGTTCTTGAAatcctttattttgttgttttcttgcatgtcattgagacatggaaaacatctaaaaaaaaaatacttacaaaaggaaaatgacaaccatacactgcggcaactatagttgctgGTGGGCTAAAATGGCTTGAGAGGAGGATGCATTCTTATAGTTAATTCATCTGTTTGCCTTTCAGTAAAATTGTGGATAAGATTGATGCAGACGAGGATGGTTTTGTCACAGAGGCCGAGCTGAAAGCATGGATCAAAAAGGCTCAAAAGAAGTACATCTATGACAATGTGGAAAGGCAGTGGAAGGATTTTGACATGAATAATGATGGCATGATCTCTTGGGATGAATATAAGAATGTCACATACGGAACATACCTTGGTAAAAatgcagtcttttttttttatgaacaaGCTTAAAGGATCGGTTGCCCAAAAATAACAgtttggtagcactttattttacaaaccTGTTTCGCATACTTGTAGTAATGACAATTACTGGGTACTAACCCTGAAACCGTAacttaacccatgtagttacccTACATTATTCAGTACTTTTGTGtgtaagtacactgtaagtacattGAAAGAGCAAGTACTgtcaaataaagtgcaaccaacaattctgtcataattttcaTCAGCACATGTAATTCCAAACATGAATGAATTTCTTTCTgccgtggaacacaaaagaagatgtttttaaaaatgttgtcatataatgaaagtcaacGGCGTCGAATGTTTTAGAGACCATactgactttcattatatgtataaaaacagctgaaacattcttcaaaatatcttcttttgtgttctatagaagaaagaaagtcatacagatttgaaACGGcatgagtgagtaaatgatgacagaattattgAGCAGTATTGCAAAAATgagcattttaataataatttgtgctgtctgtgttttttctAGATGATCCTGAACCTGATGATGGCTACAACTACAAGCAGATGATGGCCAGAGATGAACGACGCTTTAAAATGGCTGATGGAAATGGAGACCACATCGCTGACAAAGAGGAGTTCACTGCCTTCCTGCATCCTGAGGAGTATGAACATATGAAGGACATTGTTGTGTTGGTGGGTCTTTTACTATTATGTCGGTTCTAAGTTATTGTGAAACCTGTTCGCATCCCTTTTTACTTCTGTAATCTGATGTACACcaccgttcaaaggtttggggttggtaagattttttaatgtttgctcaccaaggctgcatttgtcagtaaaaatgtgaatgtcgtgaaatattactacaactTAAAATGAGTGGAAATATTTTGTGGAGACTGATAAACTTTTTGTCTGTATTTTTTGGTGAATAGAGAGTTCAGAAGTacagagccccgcacatgacggCACATGTGGGCAAAAATAATAACACATTAACAATTCGTTCTAACGTTTTAGTAAATTTTGGCCTCGATTTATTAAATCTTTCCCTCGTTTGACTTAACCAAAAAAAGGGAACCAATTATTATAACATGGCCATGATTTAGTAaaatgagggaacaaattattaaatCGTGCAaacaatttacttaaaatgagggaacaaattagtagaaTATGCTGACATATAAGTAAGTCCTGGAAACGAATTGTTAATTTCTTTCGCCAAGTCATGTGCACCGATCCTTACAAAAGAACAGCTTTaatttgaaatcttttgtaacattttaaatgtcttcattgccacttttgatcaatttaatgcatccttactgaataaaagtatttatttctttaaaaaaaaaaaaaaactttgaatgGTATTGTAATTGTGAGTGAAATGGGTAATTCAATGAGAAAATGTAAGGTGTGGCATAATTTtatccattgggaattgattggatcataaAAGTGAGTGTTACATTCCAGAATGGATCTTGGTTGTTggggtttaaaaataaaaatactgctgACGTTAATTagaaattaaaacaacaaacttttttttttcttcctaatCATGTGCATTGATGAATTTTGCAAACTAAGACCCAGCACATGTATGAATGAACCTAATGGGCTCTGCTTAGgatgttttaaatgtaattttctctAACCCCCTTTTCACTGATTTTTCTCCTTCAATTTTATTATTAGGAAACTATGGAGGATATTGATAAGAATGGTGATGGTTTTATTGACCTGGAGGAGTATATTGGTGAGTAAAAAATAGTCTTATGTATGATATTTGAAACCGTCTTCCACAGCTTTCACAGCTTAAAATCGGTTGAATTTGTTTGAATATCAGGCGACATGTACAACCATGAGGATGAAATGGACGAGCCAGAATGGGTGTCGACAGAGCGAGAGCAGTTTTCGGAGTTTAGAGACAAGAACAAGGATGGAAAGATGGACAAAGAGGAGACTATGGACTGGATCCTACCGGCCGACTACGACCATGCAGAAGCCGAAGCAAAGCATTTGGTGTACGAGTCTGACACAAACAAGGTAAGCCGACCATACAAACCTTTTGGCAGCTTTTGTAACGttataactgaaatcattttaaCTGAGTCTGTCACactgttgtttttgtgttttttcagGATGGCAAACTCACCAAAGAGGAAATAATCAACAAGTACGATTTGTTTGTTGGAAGTCAAGCGACTGACTTTGGGGAGGCGTTAGTTCGACATGATGAGTTTTAACTCTTTTTTTTCTAGTATAATAGAAAATTACTTTTGAACGTGTTTTTGGTAaaagaatataatttattttatattgcttCATCATAATGCAACACTAATTCCTCAGATTTAGTTCACTTTATAGATTGTTTTCTCTTTTTGCACATGGACATGCATTCACAACatgctttctttttttgtttttgttttatttttttttattgtaaaatgtgtTATCGGTGTTTGTTTGATCCGTCTTTGAAATCGTGGTCCATGTACAGCATTTTTATCATTTCGATAACTGttgatatttgttttttaatgagaAGCGGTTTATTCAGAGCTAGATTAAAGGCAATTTTATACAAGCTACTGATCTATGATCAGCTCCCCTTGCTGTTCACAGTCCTGTTCATTAGCATACTAGAAGTACTAAAAGCTCTCAAAATGGTTTCTTCCGTAGGGTTTATACAAATaggtataaaatatatatatatattcacacattTATGTGAATATGTATATAGTTTTATACTTGTAATCTCACATTTCTTTCCTGTGTGTACTTGTCTTGGCACAAACATTGATTATAGGATGATTAGGATCCTCTTTGTTTCTCTCTAAAAGCAATATGCTGTtttc from Chanodichthys erythropterus isolate Z2021 chromosome 8, ASM2448905v1, whole genome shotgun sequence encodes:
- the calua gene encoding calumenin-A; protein product: MMKMEIRPLLMCFALCVVYATSKPTEKKDRVHHETPLSSKEHDDGANFDYDHDAFLGEEEAKTFDDLTPEESKNRLGKIVDKIDADEDGFVTEAELKAWIKKAQKKYIYDNVERQWKDFDMNNDGMISWDEYKNVTYGTYLDDPEPDDGYNYKQMMARDERRFKMADGNGDHIADKEEFTAFLHPEEYEHMKDIVVLETMEDIDKNGDGFIDLEEYIGDMYNHEDEMDEPEWVSTEREQFSEFRDKNKDGKMDKEETMDWILPADYDHAEAEAKHLVYESDTNKDGKLTKEEIINKYDLFVGSQATDFGEALVRHDEF